AACATCCATTTACTGGAAATGAGGTTCTTTTACAAAAACTTAATCTACCACGACCTCAGCAATCACATTTACCTTTGGTCTTTAGATCTCAAAAGCAAAAGCAAGTTTCCTTGTTTCAAAGTAAATGCACATGccgagaaaataatgaaatccaTCCAGTAAAAGTAGTGTCACTGATGAGAAAAACTATCTGTATAGTGACATCTAAGCTTTTCACCTCGAAATCAGAAGGAATCTTTCATGTCTAAAGAATAACACTCATACTATGTATCAATGTAAACAATTCTTTTGAATTATTGCCAGGAAGTGAAATTATCTCCAAAATCTACTTAAAGTGCAGCAGTGACCTTGACTTTTGACTCCAAAATTAAAACATTTTTTCCTCCAAGTGAGAACTGTGTGGAACATTAGTCATTTGACCTACTTTTAAGAGAATGCTGAAGcactcatcattatggatcagcATGTGAAGTTACATGACAGTATAACACACATTGACTGAGAAAGACCAAGACTTAATGACACTGAGGTATGGTATAATACATAGGTCAGGACAACCTACTTTTGGTGGGATGTTGAAGTACTCATCTATAGACATAAGGAAATAAAGTTACTTGGCCATACATCAAACATTGGCTgatatacacttgcacatataACTTAACCAAGGTGTGGGTATGCATGTGGACACATACACAGAAGCTGATATCTCAATATTTCCTCCTCTAATTTGTACAGGTAAACAGAAAATGAGTGTCACACAGAGGTTTGGTAGTATGAACAGTCTAGTTGATAGGATCAAGAAGGGtgtgatgaagtggtttgggaatgtggagGAAGCAAGACAGTGAGAGAAACTGAAATGAAGATAGAAGTAAGGTATGAAGTAGACTTTGGGGTGTTGGGAATTGAGCAATCAGCAGGGGAAGATGAGAATGTGTAAAAAGTAAACTCAAACTATCGGATAAATATGGGTTGTATAAGGAAAATACAGCTGCCATTGGGTTCAGCAAACCTATACAAAACACTAAAGTATACTATGgagtagtttctttttttttttctattatactttgtcgctgtctcccgcgtttgcgaggtagcgcaaggaaacagacgaaagaaatggcccaacccacccccatacacatgtatatacatacgtccacacacgcaaatatacacacctacacagctttccatggtttaccccagccgcttcacatgccttgattcaatccactgacagcacgtcaaccccggtataccacatcgctccaattcactctattccttgccctcctttcaccctcctgcatgttcaggccccgatcacacaaaatctttttcactccatctttccacctccaatttggtctccctcttctcctcgttccctccacctccgacatatatatcctcttggtcaatctttcctcactcattctctccatgtgcccaaaccacttcaaaacaccctcttctgctctctcaaccacgctctttttatttccacacatctctcttacccttacgttactcactcgatcaaaccacctcacaccacacattgtcctcaaacatctcatttccagcacatccatcctcctgcgcactactctatccatagcccacgcctcgcaaccatacaacattgttggaaccactattccttcaaacatacccatttttgctttccgagataatgttctcgacttccacacattcttcaaggctcccagaattttcgccccctcccccaccctatgatccacttccgcttccatggttccatccgctgccagatccactcccagatatctaaaacacttcacttcctccagtttttctccattcaaactcacctcccaattgacttgaccctcaaccctactgtacctaataaccttgctcttttcacatttactcttaactttcttcttccacacactttaccaaactcagtcaccagcttctgcagtttctcacatgaatcagccaccagcgctgtatcatcagcgaacaacaactgactcacttcccaagctctctcatccccaacagacttcatacttgcccctctttccaaaactcttgcatttacctccctaacaaccccatccataaacaaattaaacaaccatggagacatcacacacccctgccgcaaacctacattcactgagaaccaatcactttcctctcttcctacacatacacatgccttacatcctcgataaaaacttttcactgcttctaacaactttcctcccacaccatatattcttaataccttccacagagcatctctatcaactctatcatatgccttctccagatccataaatgctacatacaaatccatttgcttttctaagtatttctcacatacattcttcaaagcaaacacctgatccacacatcctctaccacttctgaaaccacactgctcttccccagtctgatgctctgtacatgccttcaccctctcaatcaataccctcccatatactttaccaggaatactcaacaaacttatacctctgtaatttgagcactcactcttatcccctttgcctttgtacaatggcactatgcacgcattccgccaatcctcaggcacctcaccatgagtcatacatacattaaataaccttaccaaccagtcaacaatacagtcacccccttttttaataaattccactgcaataccatccaaacctgctgccttgccggctttcatcttccgcaaagctttcactacctcttctctatttaccaaatcattttccccaaccctctcactttgcacaccacctcgaccaaaacatcctatatctgccactctatcatcaaacacattcaacaaaccttcaaaatactcactctatctccttctcacatcaccactacttgttatcacctccccatttgcacccttcacagaagttcccatttgctcccttgtcttacgcactttatttacctccttccagaacatctttttattctccctaaaatttaatgatactctctcaccccaactctcatttgccctttttttcacctcttgcacctttctcttgacctcctgtctctttcttttatacatctcccactcaattgcattttttccctgcaaaaatcgtccaaatgcctctctcttctctttcactaatactcttacttcttcatcccaccactcactaccctttctaatgaacccacctcccactcttctcatgccacaagcatcttttgcgcaatccatcactgattccctaaatacatcccattcctcccccactccccttacttccattgttctcacctttttccattctgtactcagtctctcctggtacttcctcacacaggtctccttcccaagctcacttactctcaccaccctcttcacctcaacattcactcttcttttctgaaaacccatacaaatcttcacctttgcctccacaagataatgatcagacatccctccagttgcacctctcagcacattaacatccaaaagtctctctttcgcacgcctgtcaattaacatgtaatccaataacgctctctggccatctctcctacttacataagtatacttatgtatatcacgctttttaaaccaggtattcccaatcatcagtcctttttcagcacatagtaGTTTCTGGTTTAGAtatattacacatggcagctagagctTGGGTGTGAGCAAAAACAGctattttccttttatcttttacaccacaacaccaaagtGGGAAAGCCAATtgagtatatgaaaaaaaaacagcatCTTGATCctgttttatttttcaaaatgGTAAGTTTTATTATTCACCCATACAAAATGCATGTGAGGACATGAAAGAAGCAACCTGCTTGTTTGGAATTCACAGGTTAAAAATATTATTTCcataacatgaaataacatttcaaatttttttaAGGTGACTAATTTTTGTTAAAACAATTAAACTTTTCCATCAATAACCAACGTCATCAGTGAATATGTTTAAGAATGACTGCATAATGAGCACAAATTTCAACTTCTCTTTTTGTAGCATAGTAGTGCTAAACTCCACCCAAGAGCATCTGGCCTTTTTCCAATAAAATTACCAAGTCAGCATAATTTCTCTATATTATATGGTGTTCCTTCGAATAATTATTCTTCAGCCAGCTGATGTACTGGAAGGAGTGGAGAGTGGATAGAAGCCTTCTGCATTACTACCATCTCCATCTACATAAATTAGAAAAGTAAAATAATATTTCTTTCCCCCAACATACACTCCTCAAAGAACAACCAATCTAATGATATCTAGGCTTCCCACATAAAATCATGGCTGAAAGTTTTACATAAATGTTGTCCTTTTAAACACTACTATATTCAACAATTCAACATTCCTTTCTAAAAACTCCTTAAACCTGCTTGCTCTCAAAAGAAGTCCTTTCACAGAAATAAAAGGTTTTGACATATGAGTACTAATAAACATAATCCCATACTGGGGTTCTCAAAGTTCATCATGATACAGGTTTCCTTTACCGTTTATCATTTTTTCAGTTAGTTTCATTGTTTTGCAATCAAACTTTAGTGACCAAAATTTGCTATTTGCAATCTATTCTTCCTGTCCACTGTAATGTTCTATGACAATGTGTGCTGAAAgcacaaaataaacaaaataacataTCAGAATGTGCAGTGATCATACTGCAAGAATAAAATAAATTAATTAAAAGATTAGCATAATACATGCACTTCTCTGCTAATGTTCTTGCTCTCATGTCATTTGCACCTCTTTCCCTACATtcattttttatgttttatgAAAATACTGTAGAGTActcataaaaaaacaaacaacaacagatgTACATTACACAATGTTATAATGATGTACATCCATCTAATGAAGCTAAGGAAAGTAATATCCACTTTTAATTGTCATCAACACGGGTCCAACTGTTGTCTAATACTGCAGGTTCATTGATGACTAGTAAAGTAATAAGATATCAGGTGGGTACCCCTAAGAGCTGCAAACTTTCTGTCAGAACTGCTCATCATTTCTCTATAAGATGCACATTTTGTCCAGAAATACACAATCATAAAAATATTGCCCCTCCTAAACTATTTGTTGCATATGCTACAGGTACCTACCTCAATTTTACAAGAAATGAATACATACAGCATTTGTAGAATATAACAAGAAACTAACAAAGTGAAATTAcaacaaataatacaaaatatgagaatcaagtgagaaactgcagaagttggcaactGAGCTTAGATGAGTGTGTGATAGGAAGtagagagtaaaagtgaataaaagcaaagttattaggttaagcTGGGCTGAAGGATtggttaattggggtgtgagtgtgaatggacaAAATCTGGAAgtagcaaagtgttttagatgcctgggagtgatCATGGCAAGAAATAAAGCCACagaggcagaagtgaatcatagggagagtgaggaggcgaaggttctgaaagctttgaggaatgcGTGAAAAGACAGAGCATTATCTggaagggtaaaaatgggtatatttgaaagtatGGTAGTCCCATAAattttgtatggatgcaaggcatgagctatatacAAGGGAAGTGTaaagaggatggatatgttggaaagatAATGTGTGTAAGCAATATGAgatataaggtggtttgatcaagtaaataataaaagggtaagagagagctgtggtaataaaaaacaaTTGTGGCtgacagagctgaagagagtgtgctaaactgatttggacatatggagagaatgagtgaggagagattgacatagAAGATATGTTTCAGAAGCAAAGGGGACAAGATGGGGAAGACTAAATTGGATTTGTAAGgatggtgaaaaagatattgagtgattagGGTCTGAGCTGAAAGAGAGTTACAGGCATtaacaggatagaatgaattggaatgatatagtatacagtgtgctgtcaatggattgaaccagggcatgtgaagtggccaagaGAAGCCATAGAAAGATCtacagggcctggttgtggatagggggcagtggtttcagtgcaaagcacatgacagacagagaatggaagtgagcaaatgcagcctttcttgtatgttcctggtgttacctcacttatgtgggaaatggtaaacaagaatgaaatataaatcTGGGTAACTGGCACTATTGGAGGTCCTAACAACAATATGTACCCTTAAAGTGCCTCTTCCCTGCATTTCCCCAATAAATGTTTACTTTTTGCACAGATCACTTCAATACAAGATAAAATTGAAACAATAacaatttttcttaacatttcacTGTAAAGAATATGATATTCCATTATCATATATAATCCCAGAATActttttatgaggctcctgcacctTCAAGGCTATGCTATAGTCATAATCAGAAAAATGATAGACTCTTTTGGAATAAGAGGTTCCTTAATGAGATTGTATCGCTTTCATCAAATGATGACAATACAGCTTTTCACTCATGTGTTCAACATGAATTTCGAATTAATGTTTGAGTTTAATCCTGCCATCTTAGTAATTCATATGGAATGGTAGAATTTATTATTGAAGGTTAAATCAAGACCAGGGGAGTACAATTTACAAAGTCAATTTCTATTCTACAACAGTATATGTGTCATGCTGATGCCCCTTCCCACTAACTCTTCATTTCAGTTATATTAATGTCTTGCCATTCACAGTTTTGCTAATTATAAAATTTCAAATAAACATAAGCCCTGAAAATGATAATGGAAACTTGTACAATGTATCTCTCTTATAATTATACTTAAAGCTTTCAGATAGTACTGTACATAAAGTATACAGTCTTTAAGCACATTGCTAAACTTCCAAGAAATTTTCCTCAAGACTTTGCTATAAATCTTCTCACTTACATCTCCCTATGGTCATCAGCAAAAGATTATTTATCTAAGCTTTATCACTGCTGTTCAGCTCTGATCATACGTGTCACTGCATCATTTAAACGTCGCCATGCTGAAGGAGGTTCTAAAACCTCTGCAGTCTCATTTTCATCTATAAATTCTGGGTTTTCTGGGGCTACAAGAAAGTAAGCAAGTATGCGAGCACGACACATGGGGCAGTTATCTAGGCGACCACAACAGgtatcacaaacacaaacatgacgACAAGGTAGGAGGGCACGTGTAGTTCTTTTAGTCTGAAAAAGAGTAGAAATGCATGATGAACATTTAATACTAAATGCAATGTAAGTTGATTCAGAAAATTTTacaaaaaattcaaaaataaaatatcaacCTATTCAGTGAGTATATGCAAAAAAcctgtaaatataaataagagcacaCAGTGTATAAGCAGAAGAATGTCACTATAAATCAACTATCTAATCTGAAACTTTCTAAAAGAACTAATATATTTAGTTACAATACCAAGCAAGTTCTGTTAACTTCCATCTTCAATGTGCAAAGTTCATACTTAGCTAAGAAGATTTCCAAACCTAAAGTGGAGGGTATCTAATTCTTTGTCTAATAAATGAACTTAACAAGATAAATTCTATCAACTTTAAGTATATCATCTAGGGATCGGAATTTCTTACAGTttaatcatttttctctccttgTATATTGTCTGGGAGGTCAAAACAGAAAAGAAACATCTTACAGTACAATTCATGgcatatgaaaataatatatgctCAGCCCTTTCTGCACCCTTACATCGATATCATAATTATATGTTTTCTACAAAATACTCTTGCAGCAGGATGCAAGTTCTTCAAACTGGCATAAAGGCACTCCAAACATCACAGGTCAATTTTTGGCTAAGGGAATAATTACCTATCATCACACTTCTGAAACAGGTGAGAGATGTCAATGCAACATATCTTCTGAATTATAACTAAATGACCAACCCAAAATCTAAAAAGAATTAAACAGATCCCTCCTAAATAGATACCACCTCAATCATTGGATTGGTTTGAAATGCTTGTAACCAAGGCTGGCATACCAACTATATTCTATAAAGTGGCCACGATTGTTAAAAAACTAATCTACTGGATTGAAATGCTGCAGAAGctcttttgatgttttctgttgaACAGGGAATGTTACTcagaaggaaaaagataaaacaaGTGGTTAACGAGAATTCAACAGCAAGAGCTTGATATTCTAGGCTTACCTGACACACAATACAGGCTTCCTCAATaggtacttcttcttcttctttcacatcaCTCTGAACCTGGTTAGCTCCCACTACTTCGTCTGGTAAGTCAACATTTCTATTTGTTTCTCCTTGAGCTTCACTGCTACTTTGTGTGTAGAGAGCCTAAAATCAAATTATAATTTCTTACCTTtacatttctcttttgttttttacaGTTCCTACTGGaatgaaataattttttctttttctttcatatatatttgtctctagctgcatcagtaaggtaacaccagaaacaaagaaaactCTGATCCACTAGTTACTTGAACCTACAGTGTCTATTCACTAACACTTCCTTCTCATATCTATTGGAATTATGCTAGATAACGAGGCCAGCAGTTTAAACATCTCATTAGATCTAAGGAAAAAATAGCTTTGAATGATTATATTAATTATCAACGTGCACAAGACATAAAACTGTTATCAAGTAATAAGTAATCAGAGTGATGAAAACCAATTGCCAAGAAAAACTGAACTTAAATTTTTTTGTGTGAATATGGCATGACATATAGAATGAGGTGGGGTGAATGCGGTGTACTGCAAAAGCTCAGTGAAACAGAATGAAGCTACCACAGCTACTGAATGTATATGATATTTTCCTGTCGAATAAATCAGATGAAATAGGTACTAAGTGTACGTGGTACTTTTCTACTGACCAAATCAGATGACATGGGGAAGTAGAGTAGATTGCTTTAATGATGTACACAGGAGGCAGGTTTCAAAATTAAATACAAATAAGATTAAGATTCTTATTTTGGGAAAAGACTGACAGTAATTATCAGCTTAAATGTAGATCTAATTGTTACAAGGTTCAGGTATTCAGGAGGGATAAGAAGACAGTGTATTTACTCCTGATACTATCTCAATAAAGTAAAAGAGATATTtctgtataaaaaagaaaaaacaaaaatgattataCAAGGACACATTGCTGTTATCTAGCATCAACGAATCAATGATGAAAGTCAATAACCATTATAAACTGTTTCCTGACTACAAGATGATACTTTCTACAGCAGATAAGTAACCATTGGCAATGGTGATTTCCTTACTCTCATAAACAGAAGAACTCTCATATAAGTGCTCTAAAAGATCTACCTATCCATATCTATATCTAcaatactcattctctccagaaaCACTCATCAAGGGGGTGGTCACTGCAAAAGTCTCTACATACCCATGTCCTTATATTCACATACACCATTTTATGCATTCTTACATGAATACACTCCCTCccatactcttccactctatttcaccATATCACATGAGGTTTTTCTCTCACACCAGCCCCTTTAATTGCACTATCACATACTGTCCATGTAAAACCCCTGTCTTACAAGTTGTAGATAAAACAGCATGGTTTACCTGTAACTTGGTGAGCTGACCAGAATACTGCTTCAGGTACTGGTGAAGAATGCATGTAGGAATCTGACATTCAGAATCCTTGATGTGAATAATGCTGATAAGAGCTCCCTGAAATGAGTTTAGAAAAACTAATGGGTAATAATCAGAAGTGATGTTGTGACTCTACCATCATCTAAATAATGTGTAGAATTAAACAAACACTTATATCAACTCAACAATAAGCCATAGATCAACTACAGTCACTAGTAGTCttctaaaaaaaattgagaaacagCTACATTGCTTTCATCCTAATGAATCTATACATAAAGTATGAAATGAATCAGTAAAAAGGAGCTGAAGAAAAGATAAggatagattttgcaaaaccctacaGGGTGAGAGGAGAAAGTGCACTAcattgtgttatagatatgggggagaaaaactggaagagtgAGAGAATTGAGAATTTAGTAGCTATCTTgcataagtttggtgatatggaaagaaCGGGAGTGAGTAGTACtgagtagaagagtcactgggtcccttaatagaataatgaaggattgAGGTGtcagtatggaaaaaaagaagggattaagggacagcagagTCTTCCTAACCCAGAACTATGCATCCAAAACACTGCCAGGGGATAAaaatccagactgtggaaatgagctattagagaggagcatatggtatgactagatggaatgaagaaaatatgagggtgtgtatgagagacgtggtatggcagggaatgcaaagggaatgaattgtggagtaatTAAGTAGGTGAAACAtattactttgaggtggtttggaaatgtagaaagaatgcaagatggaaaGTTTACATGGAGAGTGTATAATTGTACAATTAAAGGAAATGGGGTGAGAGGAAGAcctatgacatggggaaacagagtggtagagtactggagggagaaggacgatggaagaatgcatggaacagtgtgtgcaagggaggcaagtaaggacagggataagtggaaactcttttgacatggccatccccttgatgggagttcctggagggagtaggtgtcagagatatactGCAGATAGATAGAAAAGATAAGGAAGCAAAATTCAACAGCAAATTTTCAAGAATTGATGGCAAGAAAGTAAAAAGAGAGTTCAACTAAAATTACAAAATGTGACTAAAATGGAACTCTTTCATGTTATTCATGTACTCACAACTCCATTGTTTTCAGCATCCTCAGCTGAATCATGCCGTACCATACACACAACCAAAGGGTAATTTTTTCTTGGGGAAGTTCCAAGAGACAACTGAGGAGGATCTCTACGTAAACCAACTCGCTTCACAGTCTCAGATGGTTTATTCATATCATCTCTGAAAGTATGACATGTTATATCCAAATGCTGAAAGATAAACATTATATTCTGATTCATGATCTATAATCCTAGCATAACCAAAATCCAAAACATCAAAGATTTTATTCACTTATCTGAATTAATGGAGTGTCAAAATAGTTTTACGCAATAATAAAATTTTTTACTGTTAAAGGTGTATCATTCTTACCTTATGACATTATCTACAACTTCAGCAGTGATTGAAGGTTCTTGAATTAGGTGCATAAAAAATGCTGACCATGGAGCTAACAGAAGAGAATGTACATGGTCAGATGGAACTCCCCAAAAACTACGTAGAACATATGATACTTCACTTCGTATTTTCAACTGAACATCTGCAAAACAAAATTGACATTACCTAACACTTTTCACGTCTGTTAAGTTTAATATTAAAGAATGTTCACCCAATCCATTTTCATTTGACTAAGTTTCTCAGTCTATTGATTGTATGACATGAGGAATCTCCTCTTAACCTAGTTAGATATATAGGCTTCCCAGAAGAAACAAGTTAAATACAAAAAACACTATACAAGAGCATAAATTCATAATCTGTCTGGTACAAACGAATATGAGCAGCTGTAAGCATGATGTGAAGTGTTTGAGAGAAATAGAGAGGGGACTTGTCAGATTACGCAATATTAAACTAAAGGTTAACGCTGCATTTCAGATGGCATAGGATATGAACTGCAATGAAATACTGTTGGATAAAGATAAATAAGCTGCAGAACGAAAGCACAAAACTTATGCtaacactgacaaaatatatatgCACTGAATAACCCAGAAAGTACTAAACAGCCAATGTCCCAACTAAGATTTAAAATCCAACCCACCAAAATTCAATCCATCAGAAATCAAAATCCCAGACCAACAAGAGATCCTTTTGCTTACTTTCTAGGCAGCCCCATCACgacaacaccacaaacatcttttcaacACACCCAAAGACTTTTCAAGCCCAGAATGCAACGACCATAAGGAAGATatcgagcacttactactcaa
This sequence is a window from Panulirus ornatus isolate Po-2019 chromosome 52, ASM3632096v1, whole genome shotgun sequence. Protein-coding genes within it:
- the LOC139765048 gene encoding cell growth regulator with RING finger domain protein 1-like; amino-acid sequence: MVAVLTAALMTAAEISNLFSALGVLVCFFCMVIFIIRLQGEDLFGTSVVHVAQPPVAQVEFQKVAVPFSLTLHNPKDASFTDVQLKIRSEVSYVLRSFWGVPSDHVHSLLLAPWSAFFMHLIQEPSITAEVVDNVIRDDMNKPSETVKRVGLRRDPPQLSLGTSPRKNYPLVVCMVRHDSAEDAENNGVGALISIIHIKDSECQIPTCILHQYLKQYSGQLTKLQALYTQSSSEAQGETNRNVDLPDEVVGANQVQSDVKEEEEVPIEEACIVCQTKRTTRALLPCRHVCVCDTCCGRLDNCPMCRARILAYFLVAPENPEFIDENETAEVLEPPSAWRRLNDAVTRMIRAEQQ